One segment of bacterium DNA contains the following:
- a CDS encoding sigma-54-dependent Fis family transcriptional regulator, which translates to GSSPPIQKLMEMIELVAKREATVLIEGESGTGKELVARALHASSQRAEGPFIPVNSGVIPENLFESAAFGHEKGSFSGADSRHIGYFERASGGTIFIDDVDDFPYQLQVKLLRVLQERELERVGGTEPIPVDVRVVAASKVNLWAMVQQERFREDLYFRLNIVPIHVPALRERKDDIPLLVEHFLEKHQAEAKAKARLSELLGELMDYDWPGNVRQLENIVLRIIALPETEQLGLSGTKGTSATVPADTGAQAATPYPAYTDFIEQKDREIILWALEETRFNTSTASKILEIPRSTLRSKMEKYGIGQREQQANRPRGGR; encoded by the coding sequence CGGCAGCAGCCCGCCGATCCAGAAGCTGATGGAGATGATCGAGCTGGTCGCCAAGAGAGAGGCAACCGTCCTCATCGAGGGAGAAAGCGGCACGGGGAAGGAACTCGTGGCCAGGGCTCTCCACGCCTCGAGTCAGCGCGCAGAAGGCCCATTCATCCCCGTCAACAGCGGCGTCATTCCGGAGAACCTCTTCGAGAGCGCCGCCTTCGGCCATGAGAAAGGCTCGTTCTCAGGCGCCGATTCCAGACACATCGGCTACTTCGAACGCGCCAGCGGAGGAACGATCTTCATCGACGATGTCGATGATTTCCCCTATCAGCTACAAGTCAAGCTGCTGCGCGTTCTGCAAGAGAGAGAGCTCGAGCGGGTCGGAGGAACTGAGCCGATTCCGGTGGATGTCCGTGTCGTAGCCGCCTCCAAGGTGAACCTCTGGGCAATGGTGCAGCAAGAGAGATTCCGTGAGGACCTGTACTTCCGCCTCAACATCGTTCCCATCCACGTTCCCGCTTTGCGCGAACGGAAGGACGATATTCCGCTTCTGGTCGAGCATTTCCTGGAGAAGCACCAGGCGGAGGCCAAGGCCAAAGCCAGACTCTCCGAGCTGTTGGGAGAGCTCATGGATTACGACTGGCCCGGAAATGTCCGACAGCTCGAGAACATCGTGCTCAGGATCATCGCTCTGCCTGAGACTGAGCAACTCGGGCTCTCGGGAACAAAGGGTACCTCCGCCACGGTGCCGGCCGACACCGGAGCCCAGGCCGCCACGCCGTACCCGGCCTATACCGATTTCATCGAACAGAAGGACCGGGAGATCATCCTCTGGGCCCTCGAAGAGACGCGCTTCAACACCAGCACCGCCTCCAAGATCCTGGAGATTCCGCGGTCTACCCTGAGAAGCAAGATGGAGAAGTACGGAATCGGACAGCGGGAGCAGCAAGCGAACCGCCCCCGCGGAGGCCGATAA
- a CDS encoding zinc ribbon domain-containing protein yields MPLYEYSCTECGHRFEILQRIGEGADGLACPKCEAAEVEKQFSTFASSSDGKAAAASARGCGAGSGFT; encoded by the coding sequence ATGCCCCTCTACGAATACAGTTGCACCGAGTGCGGCCACCGCTTCGAGATCCTCCAGAGAATCGGCGAGGGTGCCGACGGCCTGGCCTGCCCAAAGTGTGAAGCAGCAGAAGTCGAAAAGCAGTTTTCGACCTTCGCCAGCAGCTCGGACGGCAAGGCCGCCGCTGCTTCGGCACGAGGATGCGGTGCCGGCTCCGGCTTCACCTGA
- a CDS encoding response regulator transcription factor, whose translation MKKRRSVLVIEDDPDIAGLVELHLRDLDCATDIAADGTRGLEFAESNDYDLIVLDLMLPGLDGLEICKRVRAGSRGHVPILMLTAKSTELDRILGLEVGADDYLTKPFSILELVARAKALFRRVEQLAKPDSAEPESITHADLSIDRARRRVTVAGHQVQLTAKEFDLLYHFASHPGRVFTRSQLLDEVWGYAHEGYEHTVNSHINRLRAKIEPDPARPRFIETVWGRRRLARVHGSRNAGDDQRHRLLGPQQGESEQDVLRRCLRCRQRGQHPELQSHSGSAVRQRRRPGDQRRRGHSDHQSGHQSRFAAALRLAQPGDEGQGQARQRVGRRSREGTRRNRVPDASCSARRR comes from the coding sequence ATGAAGAAGCGTCGCAGCGTGCTCGTCATCGAGGACGACCCCGATATCGCCGGGTTGGTCGAGCTGCACTTGCGCGATCTCGACTGCGCCACCGATATCGCTGCGGACGGGACTCGGGGCCTCGAGTTTGCCGAGAGCAACGACTACGATCTCATCGTCCTCGACCTCATGCTTCCGGGGCTCGACGGCCTCGAGATCTGCAAACGCGTTCGCGCCGGCTCGCGCGGGCACGTGCCGATTCTCATGCTCACCGCGAAGTCGACCGAGCTCGATCGGATCCTGGGTCTCGAGGTCGGCGCCGACGACTACCTGACCAAACCGTTCAGCATCCTCGAGTTGGTGGCGCGGGCCAAGGCCCTGTTTCGCCGGGTCGAGCAGCTGGCGAAGCCGGATTCGGCGGAGCCCGAATCCATCACGCACGCGGACCTGTCGATCGACCGGGCCCGGCGCCGTGTCACCGTGGCCGGCCACCAGGTGCAGCTCACCGCCAAGGAGTTCGATCTTCTCTACCATTTCGCTTCGCACCCCGGCAGGGTCTTCACCCGGAGCCAGCTCCTGGACGAGGTCTGGGGTTACGCTCACGAAGGCTACGAGCACACGGTCAACTCGCATATCAACCGGCTGCGAGCGAAGATCGAGCCCGATCCGGCCCGTCCCCGCTTCATCGAAACCGTCTGGGGCCGGCGGCGGCTCGCGCGTGTTCACGGTTCTCGGAATGCTGGTGACGACCAACGACACCGTCTACTCGGCCCGCAGCAAGGTGAATCGGAGCAAGACGTTCTACGGCGATGCCTACGATGCCGGCAGCGAGGCCAACACCCTGAGCTGCAGTCACATTCCGGGTCCGCCGTGCGGCAACGGCGGCGTCCGGGTGACCAACGGCGCCGAGGGCACAGTGACCATCAGTCAGGGCATCAATCGCGGTTCGCTGCGGCCCTTCGATTGGCGCAACCCGGTGATGAAGGTCAAGGTCAAGCGCGTCAGCGAGTAGGTCGCCGGAGTCGGGAGGGGACACGAAGGAATCGTGTCCCCGATGCTAGTTGTTCGGCGCGCCGGCGTTGA
- a CDS encoding SDR family NAD(P)-dependent oxidoreductase, with amino-acid sequence MRLKDKITLITGGAHGIGRALAERFHAEGATAVAVADLDEPGARDVAASIGGLALEVDVSKEEDIRRAVERTETELGPIDLLCSNAGVAFSEVRTYFERKAADYDRWLAGMRRLRAKFFANEVMSFEDP; translated from the coding sequence ATGAGACTGAAAGACAAGATCACATTGATCACCGGGGGCGCTCACGGCATCGGTCGGGCGCTGGCCGAGCGTTTTCACGCTGAGGGTGCGACGGCAGTGGCGGTTGCCGACCTCGACGAGCCCGGCGCCCGGGACGTGGCCGCGTCGATCGGTGGCCTCGCCCTCGAGGTCGACGTGTCGAAGGAGGAGGACATTCGGCGGGCGGTCGAGCGCACCGAAACCGAGCTCGGTCCGATCGATCTCCTCTGCTCGAATGCCGGCGTTGCGTTTTCGGAGGTCAGGACCTACTTCGAGCGTAAAGCCGCGGACTACGACCGCTGGCTGGCGGGGATGAGGCGACTGCGCGCCAAGTTCTTCGCCAACGAGGTGATGAGCTTCGAGGATCCATGA
- a CDS encoding MaoC family dehydratase: MPRVVPRDELLSMAGWESAPSEWFEIAQERINDFANATEDHQFIHIDPERAAGTPFGGTVAHGFLTLSLLPRLLEEITVVPEDTVMAVNYGLNRVRFLQPVQAGSRVRAHFKIIEVREKNSGRLLVTAEVAVEIEGQQKPALLAETLSLFVTA, from the coding sequence ATGCCTAGAGTGGTTCCCAGGGACGAGTTGCTGAGTATGGCGGGGTGGGAGTCGGCTCCCTCCGAGTGGTTCGAGATCGCCCAGGAGCGCATCAACGACTTTGCCAATGCGACCGAAGACCATCAGTTCATTCACATCGACCCGGAGCGCGCAGCTGGGACCCCCTTCGGCGGCACCGTCGCGCACGGATTCCTGACGCTCTCCCTTCTTCCGAGGCTTCTGGAGGAGATCACCGTCGTGCCCGAAGACACCGTCATGGCGGTCAACTACGGCTTGAACAGAGTCCGCTTCCTGCAGCCGGTTCAGGCGGGAAGCCGGGTCCGGGCGCATTTCAAGATCATCGAGGTGCGGGAGAAGAACAGTGGTCGGCTTCTGGTGACGGCGGAAGTCGCCGTCGAGATCGAAGGTCAGCAGAAACCGGCACTGCTGGCCGAGACCCTCTCTCTGTTCGTCACCGCATGA
- a CDS encoding phosphotransferase family protein, whose protein sequence is MTSSPVDRPAAVRSGEELDTERLSAYLSRELPELPWSEGDLRVSQFPSGFSNLTYLVSIADVELVLRRPPFGAKIKSAHDMGREFRILTALAGSYSKAPRTLVYCEDAEVLGAPFYLMERVAGVILRPRMPAELEPEPATMAAVAGSLVDTLAELHAVDYERVGLADLGRPEGYIRRQVEGWARRYDAARTDDVAAIERAAAWLVAHLPEQEEAALIHNDFKYDNLVLDPEDLSRVVAVLDWEMATLGDPLMDLGTSLGYWVDPEDPPEMLELKLSPTTIPGNPSRLEISERYAGVTGRSLEHLVFYYVYGLFKIAVIIQQIYARYQRGDTRDRRFASLIEGVRLCGVVASQAISKGRIDRLFA, encoded by the coding sequence ATGACCTCCTCGCCTGTCGATCGACCCGCAGCGGTGCGCAGTGGCGAAGAGCTCGACACCGAGCGGCTGAGCGCTTATTTGAGCCGCGAGCTGCCCGAGCTGCCCTGGTCGGAAGGCGATCTGCGGGTAAGCCAGTTTCCCAGCGGCTTCTCGAACCTGACCTATCTGGTCTCGATCGCCGATGTCGAGCTGGTCCTACGCCGGCCGCCGTTCGGGGCCAAGATCAAATCCGCCCACGACATGGGGCGCGAGTTTCGGATTCTCACGGCACTGGCCGGAAGCTACTCCAAGGCCCCCAGAACGCTCGTCTACTGCGAAGATGCCGAAGTGCTGGGCGCGCCGTTCTATCTGATGGAGCGGGTCGCGGGCGTGATTCTGCGACCGCGGATGCCCGCGGAGCTCGAGCCCGAGCCGGCTACGATGGCGGCGGTTGCGGGTTCGCTGGTAGACACTCTGGCCGAGCTGCACGCGGTCGACTACGAGCGCGTCGGCCTTGCCGATCTCGGCCGGCCGGAAGGCTATATCCGGCGGCAGGTCGAAGGTTGGGCTCGGCGCTACGACGCCGCCCGGACCGACGACGTCGCGGCGATCGAAAGGGCCGCCGCCTGGCTCGTGGCCCACCTGCCCGAGCAAGAAGAAGCCGCGCTGATTCACAACGACTTCAAGTACGACAATCTGGTGCTCGATCCGGAGGACCTGAGCCGAGTAGTGGCGGTACTCGATTGGGAGATGGCGACCCTCGGCGATCCCCTGATGGACCTGGGAACCTCGCTTGGCTACTGGGTCGACCCGGAGGATCCGCCGGAGATGCTCGAGCTCAAGCTGAGCCCGACGACGATTCCCGGCAACCCATCTCGACTCGAGATCTCCGAGCGCTACGCGGGAGTGACCGGGCGCTCGCTCGAGCACTTGGTCTTCTACTACGTCTACGGCCTGTTCAAGATCGCGGTCATCATCCAACAGATCTACGCGCGCTACCAGCGCGGCGACACACGAGACCGGCGCTTCGCCTCGCTGATCGAAGGCGTTCGTTTGTGCGGAGTTGTTGCGAGCCAGGCAATCTCGAAGGGCCGGATCGACAGGCTCTTCGCCTGA
- a CDS encoding acyl-CoA dehydrogenase, with translation MDFTISERMETVLGMIQEFVEKELRPLEFLFLAEPFRDLLPRLEEKRGMVKQMGLWAPNVPEELGGMGLDLVDHGLVSEALGGCPIGHYVFGCQAPDAGNIEVLHQHGSEAQKTEWLRPLVDGDIRSCFSMTEIEMPGSNPVLMETTAVQDGDDYVINGRKWYTTAADGGAFAIVMAVTNPDDAPHARASMIIVPTTTPGFEIVRNIAVMGETGDDWLSHSEIAYQNCRVPRSNLLGQEGQGFVIAQERLGPGRIHHCMRWLGICRRSFDLLCARAASRPMAPGRVLADKEIVQGWIAESAAEIEAARALTLQTAWKIERRGWKEAREEISMIKFLVAGTMLRVVDRALQAHGGLGMTDDTPLAFWYRHERAARIYDGPDEVHKQALAKRILKRYRR, from the coding sequence ATGGACTTCACGATCTCCGAGCGCATGGAAACGGTTCTGGGCATGATTCAGGAATTCGTAGAGAAGGAGCTTCGGCCGCTCGAGTTTCTCTTCCTGGCCGAACCGTTTCGAGACCTGCTGCCAAGGCTCGAAGAGAAGCGCGGCATGGTCAAGCAGATGGGCCTCTGGGCACCCAACGTCCCGGAAGAGCTCGGCGGAATGGGCCTCGACCTTGTCGACCACGGGCTGGTCTCGGAAGCTCTGGGAGGCTGCCCTATCGGGCACTACGTCTTCGGCTGCCAGGCGCCGGACGCCGGCAACATCGAGGTGCTGCACCAGCACGGAAGCGAGGCTCAGAAGACCGAATGGCTAAGACCGCTGGTTGATGGCGACATCCGCAGCTGCTTCTCGATGACCGAGATCGAGATGCCGGGCTCGAACCCGGTCCTCATGGAGACCACAGCCGTCCAGGACGGTGACGACTACGTGATCAACGGCCGCAAGTGGTACACGACCGCCGCCGACGGCGGGGCGTTCGCGATCGTGATGGCCGTGACCAACCCGGACGACGCTCCCCACGCTCGGGCTTCGATGATCATCGTGCCCACCACCACGCCGGGCTTCGAGATCGTGCGCAACATCGCGGTCATGGGCGAGACCGGCGACGACTGGCTGAGCCACTCGGAGATCGCCTATCAGAACTGCCGGGTGCCGCGCTCGAATCTGCTGGGCCAGGAAGGCCAGGGATTCGTCATCGCCCAGGAGCGTCTTGGGCCCGGGCGCATCCACCACTGCATGCGCTGGCTGGGGATCTGCCGGCGTTCTTTCGACCTCCTGTGTGCCCGCGCCGCCTCACGGCCGATGGCGCCCGGGCGGGTGCTCGCCGACAAGGAGATCGTCCAGGGCTGGATCGCAGAAAGCGCGGCCGAGATCGAGGCCGCCCGCGCGCTCACTCTGCAAACCGCCTGGAAGATCGAGCGGCGCGGTTGGAAAGAAGCCCGTGAGGAGATCTCGATGATCAAGTTCCTGGTCGCGGGCACCATGCTGCGAGTGGTCGACCGCGCGCTTCAGGCGCACGGCGGACTGGGCATGACAGACGACACTCCGCTCGCCTTCTGGTACCGGCACGAGCGCGCCGCACGCATCTACGACGGGCCCGACGAGGTCCACAAGCAGGCGCTGGCCAAGCGGATCCTGAAGCGGTACCGGCGCTAG
- a CDS encoding NADP-dependent oxidoreductase — translation MPETNQRVLLRSRPRGWVTPDNFDFDEIALAEPAEGEVLVRNVYLSVDPYMRGRMNAGRSYIPPFEVGEPLQGGVVGQVAASCIPELAEGDWVSGVLGWETFSVTNGEGLHKVQPDLAPLSYHLGILGMPGMTAYVGLIGVGELQEGERVFVTAASGAVGSVVGQIAKNLGCYVAGSAGSDEKVAFLTDELGFDAALNYKTIEHPIAAVRKACPQGIDVHFENVGGPMFEAAIFNMRERGRIALCGMIADYNAEITQMPPGPRGLVILIGRSIRMQGFIVFNYPELCAEWVAKGAEWLGQGKLEYRESVAEGLENAPAAFIGMLKGENFGKQIVRLADE, via the coding sequence ATGCCTGAGACCAATCAGCGTGTCTTGCTGAGAAGCCGTCCACGAGGCTGGGTCACCCCCGACAACTTCGACTTCGACGAGATAGCCCTTGCCGAGCCCGCCGAGGGCGAGGTTCTGGTTCGCAACGTGTACCTCTCGGTCGATCCCTATATGCGCGGCCGGATGAACGCGGGCAGGTCGTACATCCCACCGTTTGAAGTCGGCGAGCCCTTGCAGGGCGGAGTCGTGGGGCAGGTTGCCGCCAGCTGTATCCCAGAGCTTGCGGAGGGAGACTGGGTTTCGGGGGTTCTCGGTTGGGAGACCTTCTCGGTTACGAACGGCGAAGGGCTGCACAAGGTCCAACCCGATCTCGCGCCGCTGTCCTACCATCTGGGGATTCTGGGAATGCCGGGAATGACCGCCTACGTCGGGCTGATCGGCGTCGGTGAGTTGCAGGAGGGAGAGCGCGTCTTCGTCACGGCGGCGTCCGGGGCCGTGGGCTCGGTGGTCGGGCAGATCGCCAAGAACCTGGGCTGCTACGTCGCGGGCTCGGCCGGCAGTGACGAGAAGGTCGCGTTCCTGACCGACGAGTTGGGATTTGACGCCGCCCTCAACTACAAGACGATCGAGCATCCGATCGCGGCGGTGCGCAAAGCCTGCCCGCAAGGCATTGACGTTCACTTCGAGAACGTCGGCGGACCGATGTTCGAGGCCGCCATCTTCAATATGCGCGAACGGGGGCGGATCGCGCTCTGCGGCATGATCGCCGATTACAACGCGGAGATCACCCAGATGCCACCCGGTCCGCGCGGGCTCGTCATCCTGATCGGCCGGAGTATTCGCATGCAGGGGTTCATCGTCTTCAACTACCCCGAGCTGTGTGCCGAGTGGGTCGCGAAGGGTGCAGAGTGGCTCGGCCAAGGCAAGCTCGAGTATCGTGAGTCCGTCGCCGAGGGCCTCGAAAACGCGCCGGCGGCGTTTATCGGAATGCTCAAGGGCGAGAACTTCGGCAAACAGATCGTGCGCCTGGCCGACGAGTAG
- a CDS encoding TetR/AcrR family transcriptional regulator: MTSTPLKEPTLKGSARKSDILRKAAHVFLELGYDATSMNVVAESAEVTKMGLYYHFESKQELLFSIMSYAMDVLERETKKASAAARNSEERLHNLVHTLATLTTEQEDGAFTILVIDETNALVGDDRKTITRRKRAYVETIRDILEALIDEGKLRPLDTTVAAFTLVGMVLWLSKWFEKGGRVSGEEVARQVTEMALAAVLVPN; encoded by the coding sequence ATGACCAGCACCCCCCTCAAAGAGCCGACCCTCAAGGGCAGCGCTCGAAAGAGCGACATCCTCAGAAAGGCCGCGCACGTCTTTCTCGAGCTCGGCTACGACGCGACGTCGATGAATGTCGTGGCCGAGAGCGCGGAAGTCACCAAGATGGGGCTCTACTACCACTTCGAGAGCAAGCAAGAGCTGCTGTTCTCGATCATGAGCTATGCGATGGACGTGCTCGAACGGGAAACGAAGAAGGCTTCCGCCGCGGCCCGCAACAGCGAAGAGCGTCTTCACAACCTGGTCCATACGCTCGCTACCCTCACCACGGAGCAGGAGGACGGAGCGTTCACGATTCTGGTGATCGACGAGACCAACGCGCTGGTCGGGGACGACCGCAAGACCATCACCCGGCGCAAGCGAGCCTACGTCGAGACGATTCGCGACATTCTCGAAGCATTGATCGACGAGGGAAAGCTCAGACCACTCGATACAACCGTGGCGGCGTTCACCTTGGTGGGCATGGTGCTTTGGCTGAGTAAGTGGTTCGAGAAGGGCGGTCGGGTCTCGGGCGAGGAAGTCGCCCGGCAGGTGACCGAGATGGCTCTGGCCGCGGTCCTGGTGCCGAATTGA
- a CDS encoding transglutaminase-like family protein: MMPRFSTKTCLILAAAALVAGLALWLGTLSVRTSTDPNEVAWALLAEADELCRKPIRPAASSELSTALAARLAVGAEALEIVRELAATIRDARSRASILEARGRSLRRCAGQEVAPLGRDQPQSSRVGSSPRQRRELVTAHLERLTEAASRAVENHREQLAPPADSWTATLASLPEAPQSGAAAAPGESTSEQSPDARADPEPERASIVIRAGSRKHRERVERWSAIFRREGGALRTSRRDLQFEIESYSLAGSRNACRAFGSVLAGIDSGFEQGAPSRGLSIRVARMLKHYRRGVTECVAGRPASAFGYLSEGDREWALVAQNAARMLEPRRLRVSALVQAKSLR, encoded by the coding sequence ATGATGCCCCGCTTCAGCACGAAGACCTGTTTGATTCTGGCCGCGGCGGCCCTGGTCGCCGGCCTGGCTCTGTGGCTCGGAACCCTCTCGGTCCGGACGTCCACGGATCCGAATGAGGTGGCGTGGGCGCTGCTTGCCGAGGCCGATGAGCTCTGCCGGAAACCCATCCGGCCGGCGGCTTCGAGCGAGCTCTCCACCGCGCTGGCCGCCCGGTTGGCGGTCGGCGCGGAAGCGCTCGAGATCGTCCGGGAGCTGGCGGCAACCATTCGCGACGCGAGATCGCGAGCTTCGATTCTCGAGGCCCGGGGCCGGTCGCTGCGGCGCTGCGCCGGCCAAGAGGTGGCTCCGCTGGGGCGGGACCAGCCACAGAGCTCACGGGTCGGCTCGAGCCCTCGGCAGCGACGCGAGCTCGTCACGGCCCATCTCGAGCGTCTCACCGAAGCGGCGAGCCGGGCTGTAGAGAATCACCGGGAGCAGCTCGCGCCGCCCGCCGACTCGTGGACAGCGACACTGGCGTCTCTGCCCGAGGCTCCGCAGTCCGGTGCCGCAGCCGCTCCTGGCGAGTCGACCTCCGAGCAATCTCCGGACGCCCGTGCGGATCCTGAGCCCGAGCGCGCCAGCATCGTCATCCGGGCCGGCAGCCGGAAGCACCGCGAGCGTGTCGAACGCTGGTCCGCGATCTTTAGGCGCGAGGGCGGTGCCCTGCGAACCAGCCGACGGGATCTGCAGTTCGAGATCGAGAGTTACTCGCTGGCAGGATCTCGAAATGCCTGCCGAGCGTTCGGCTCGGTGCTGGCTGGAATCGATTCAGGATTCGAGCAGGGCGCGCCTTCGCGCGGGCTCTCGATTCGAGTGGCTCGCATGCTCAAGCACTACCGGCGGGGCGTGACCGAATGCGTGGCCGGCCGGCCGGCCTCCGCCTTTGGCTACCTGAGTGAGGGTGACCGCGAGTGGGCTCTGGTTGCTCAGAACGCCGCCCGCATGCTCGAACCGCGTCGGCTTCGCGTCTCGGCGCTTGTCCAAGCCAAGTCCCTGCGCTGA
- a CDS encoding glycosyltransferase family 2 protein, translating into MSNPNTPRVAALVLNYNGKDITLQSLASLEKMVYPSFDLIHIDNGSTDGSSEAVREQHPRVIQIRVEQNSGAANGMNAGLVYACREKYDYILALNNDIEVDPEMLTELMKVAEGTEDLGCVGPKAYYYWAREKIWSAGGIIRFKESVTRERGMLEDDHGQYDRDQEVSYINGCALLTPRRVVEAIGLWDPIFHLAVEDADWCMRMKQRGYRCMYAHRAKLWHMVSHTAGGYVPRRTFNTGRSAALFVRRYANPWQWLTFLGFTAAGVVWAFFRELPRGNQMAAIKKAHGVLVGLGTRMPKPPGLKGSS; encoded by the coding sequence ATGAGCAATCCGAACACCCCCCGCGTTGCGGCGCTGGTGCTGAACTACAACGGCAAGGACATCACTCTCCAATCGCTGGCCAGCCTGGAGAAGATGGTCTATCCGTCTTTCGATCTCATTCATATAGACAATGGGTCGACCGACGGCTCCAGCGAGGCGGTCCGGGAGCAACATCCCCGAGTCATCCAGATCCGTGTAGAACAGAACAGCGGCGCTGCCAATGGAATGAACGCCGGGCTCGTCTACGCTTGCCGGGAGAAGTACGACTACATCCTAGCCTTGAACAACGACATCGAAGTCGACCCGGAGATGCTCACCGAGCTGATGAAGGTCGCCGAAGGCACCGAGGACCTCGGCTGCGTCGGTCCGAAGGCTTATTACTACTGGGCGCGGGAGAAGATCTGGTCCGCCGGCGGCATCATCCGGTTCAAGGAGTCGGTGACCCGTGAACGAGGCATGCTCGAAGACGACCACGGCCAGTACGACCGCGATCAGGAGGTCTCGTACATCAACGGCTGCGCCCTCTTGACGCCGCGGCGCGTGGTTGAAGCGATCGGACTCTGGGACCCCATCTTCCACCTGGCCGTGGAGGACGCCGACTGGTGCATGCGTATGAAACAGCGCGGCTATCGCTGCATGTATGCCCACCGCGCCAAGCTCTGGCATATGGTCTCCCACACCGCCGGCGGCTACGTGCCCCGCCGGACCTTCAACACCGGGCGCAGCGCCGCCCTCTTCGTGAGGCGTTACGCCAACCCCTGGCAGTGGCTGACGTTCTTGGGGTTCACGGCGGCCGGCGTCGTCTGGGCCTTCTTCAGGGAGCTGCCAAGGGGCAATCAGATGGCCGCGATCAAGAAAGCCCACGGAGTTCTCGTCGGCCTGGGGACCAGAATGCCGAAGCCTCCCGGGCTGAAGGGTTCT